Part of the Kitasatospora sp. NBC_01266 genome, CTCGTCGCGGACGCCGGCCCAGGCGCGGGCGCCGGGGCGCAGCGGGTGGGCGTGGGAGTCGGGGAAGGCGTGGTCGAGCAGGGCGGCGGCCTCCGGGAGTTCCTCGGGGGTCAGCCAGTGGGCGAGCGGTGAGGTGTCGAGGGCGGGGCCGTCGAGGTCCATCCAGTAGAAGGGCGGCGCCAGGTGCAGCCCGGGTATCCCGGCGACCAGCGTGGCGAGCAGGTCGCTCTCGCCGATCGGCCGGTAGCCGGGGCCGACCTCGCGCAGTGCGGCGCGGACCAGCCGGACGGCGGGCTCGGCGGGGCCGTGCACGGCGAGCCGGTCGCGGCCGGAGATCGCGGGGGAGGCGACCGCCACCGCGCCGTCCAGGGTGAAGGCGCGGATGCCGGGGGCGAAGCCCTGGGCGGCCCAGCGGATGATCGGGTGGGTGCCCAGCTCGTCGGCGGTGTCGATGGTCAGCTCGCGCATCCGGTGATTGTGACACTTCGGCACGGCGTGCCGAAGGGGCACCCCGCGGCGATCGGGGTGCCCCTCCGGAGTTCGGTGGCCGGGGGCGGCCTCAGGCCTCGGGCAGCTCGTCCAGGCCCTGCGCGACCATCGCGGCCAGGCGGTCCAGCGCGGCATCGGCCTCGGGGGCGTCGGAGGCCAGCACGACCTCCTCGCCGCCCTCGGCGCCGAGCGCCAGCAGGCCGAGCATCGAGGCGGCGTTGACCGGGTTGCCGCCGGCGGCCTTGGCGATGGTGACCGGCACGCCGAGGGCGGCGGCCGCTCGCACGAAGACGGAGGCGGGACGGGCGTGCAGGCCCTCGGGCCAACCGATGGTGACGCGGCGCTCAGCCATGAGACGTGCCTTTCAGGTGGTGCTGTGGCGACATGTTGTCTAGACCATTCTGGCACGCTCGGCGCGGAACTGGCGAGGCCGTGCGCGGAGCACTCCGGCCGGGCCGGCGCACGCCGGGCGCCATCCGGCCCGCCGCCGGATAGCCTGGCCGTTGTGGACGACCCCCAGGCCCCGTACCCACCGGCGACGCCGGCAGCACCAGCGGTACCACCCGCACCGGCCGCACCGGGGGATCGGCACGGCTACCCCCAGCACTGGGAGGCCGACATCCTGCTGCGCGACGGCGGCACCGCCCGGATCCGTCCCATCGTGCCGTCCGACGCCGAGCGCCTGGTGGAGTTCTACGCCCAGGTCTCCGAGCAGTCGAAGTACTTCCGCTTCTTCGCCCCCTACCCCCGGCTCTCCGACAAGGATGTCCAGCGCTTCACCCACCATGACTTCGTCGACCGGGTGGCACT contains:
- a CDS encoding GNAT family N-acetyltransferase — protein: MRELTIDTADELGTHPIIRWAAQGFAPGIRAFTLDGAVAVASPAISGRDRLAVHGPAEPAVRLVRAALREVGPGYRPIGESDLLATLVAGIPGLHLAPPFYWMDLDGPALDTSPLAHWLTPEELPEAAALLDHAFPDSHAHPLRPGARAWAGVRDETGRLTALAADAWSAPDLGLLAGVTAHPAHGRGRGHAEAACRLVLATLLHRCGRAGLMVAGDNASALRLYERIGLRRRTVAAARVSGASA
- a CDS encoding HPr family phosphocarrier protein translates to MAERRVTIGWPEGLHARPASVFVRAAAALGVPVTIAKAAGGNPVNAASMLGLLALGAEGGEEVVLASDAPEADAALDRLAAMVAQGLDELPEA